TGACATTGTAAAACGAGTGAAAGAATTATTGGAGAATTATGTGAAGCCAGCCGTTGAAATGGATGGCGGAGCGATCCAATTCAAAAGTTATAATGACGGCGTTGTAAACCTGATGTTACAGGGAAGTTGTAGTGGATGTCCTTCTTCAATGATCACCCTGAAGGCTGGTATTGAAGGAATGATGAAACGAATGATCCCAGAAGTAAAAGAAGTGGTGGCCGAAGCCGAATAAATCATGTGTTTGGTTTTTTGGAGCGTTGTATTCGTAAGGATACAACGCTTTTTTTTGCAGGTAACTGCCTGACTTAGCCGTTATCATTGTCATATACTAACCGGAAACTATATTTGTCTTCAGATCCAACCCTGCAATAAACTAACATGGAAAAAGAAGCGCTTGCACAACTGCTCCAACAGAATTATCTGCATGTCATACAACAAATACGAAACTTGAATGATCGTGAACTACTGCATGCTCCGAAAGACAAATGGAACGCATTGCAGCAGCTTGATCATTTGATCAAAAGCGTAAGGCCTGTAAACATGGCCATGGGTTTGCCCAAATTTGTACTCAGCTGGAGATTTGGTATTGCCAACAGACCCTCACGCAGCTATGATGCACTTGTAGACCGGTATCATATCAAACTACAAGCTGGCGGAAGAGCATCGGGCGCTTTTGTACCGCCATTGCAGATAGATCCGGCAGACAAAGAAGCATTACTACAAAAGCTGCAATCAGTGGTACAAAAACTGGTACGAAAAACATTAAGGCAAAGTGAATTGTCATTAGACCGGTACATATTGCCTCATCCACTGTTGGGAAAACTTACACTTCGTGAAATGCTTTATTTTACAGCGTACCATGCCTCACATCATGGTAAAAGTATTGAGCATGGCTTGGTTTCATTAAATTAGAAAGAACTACCATCTGTTAAAACATGCTAACAATAACTCGTATG
Above is a genomic segment from Sediminibacterium sp. KACHI17 containing:
- a CDS encoding DinB family protein, whose product is MEKEALAQLLQQNYLHVIQQIRNLNDRELLHAPKDKWNALQQLDHLIKSVRPVNMAMGLPKFVLSWRFGIANRPSRSYDALVDRYHIKLQAGGRASGAFVPPLQIDPADKEALLQKLQSVVQKLVRKTLRQSELSLDRYILPHPLLGKLTLREMLYFTAYHASHHGKSIEHGLVSLN